A single region of the Kineosporiaceae bacterium SCSIO 59966 genome encodes:
- a CDS encoding ABC transporter ATP-binding protein, with translation MRPPVEASSEARPAGAGSPPPSGDADVLIEARNLTKRFGDFTAVDGIDVRVHRGEAFGFLGPNGAGKSSTMRMIGCVSPPSGGDLRILGMDPRTDGPAIRARLGVVPQRDTLDEELTVEENILVYGRYFGLPRALVRERARELLEFAQLTERAGAKVEPLSGGMKRRLTIARSLVNAPEILLLDEPTTGLDPQARHALWDRLFRLKRSGVTLVLTTHYMDEAEQLCDRLVVMDRGRIVAEGSPRSLIEQYSTREVLELRFAVDDHAPLAAAVDGLAERVEVLPDRLLLYTDDGDAATAALHQRGIEPLSSLVRRSTLEDVFLRLTGRTLVD, from the coding sequence GTGCGACCACCCGTCGAGGCGAGCAGCGAGGCCAGACCTGCCGGGGCCGGTTCACCACCTCCGTCCGGGGACGCCGACGTGCTCATCGAGGCCCGGAACCTGACCAAGCGGTTCGGCGACTTCACCGCCGTCGACGGGATCGACGTCCGGGTTCATCGCGGCGAGGCGTTCGGCTTCCTCGGGCCGAACGGCGCCGGGAAGTCCTCGACGATGCGGATGATCGGCTGCGTGTCCCCGCCGTCCGGTGGTGACCTGCGGATCCTCGGGATGGACCCGCGCACCGACGGGCCCGCCATCCGCGCCAGGCTCGGCGTCGTCCCGCAGCGGGACACCCTCGACGAGGAGCTGACGGTCGAGGAGAACATCCTCGTCTACGGCCGCTACTTCGGGCTGCCCCGCGCCCTGGTGCGTGAGCGCGCCCGTGAGCTGCTCGAGTTCGCCCAGCTCACCGAGCGTGCCGGCGCCAAGGTGGAGCCGCTGTCCGGCGGGATGAAGCGGCGGCTGACGATCGCGCGGTCACTCGTCAACGCCCCGGAGATCCTCCTGCTCGACGAGCCGACCACCGGGCTCGACCCGCAGGCCCGGCACGCCCTGTGGGACCGGCTGTTCCGACTCAAGCGCTCCGGCGTCACCCTGGTGCTCACCACGCACTACATGGACGAGGCGGAGCAGCTGTGCGACCGGCTCGTCGTCATGGACCGCGGCCGGATCGTCGCCGAGGGCTCTCCGCGCTCGCTCATCGAGCAGTACTCGACCCGGGAGGTGCTCGAGCTGCGGTTCGCCGTCGACGACCACGCCCCGCTCGCCGCCGCCGTCGACGGTCTGGCCGAGCGGGTCGAGGTGCTGCCCGACCGGCTCCTGCTCTACACCGACGACGGCGACGCCGCCACCGCTGCCCTGCACCAGCGCGGCATCGAGCCGCTGTCGAGCCTGGTGCGCCGCAGCACGCTGGAGGACGTCTTCCTGCGGCTCACCGGTCGGACCCTGGTCGACTGA
- the ehuB gene encoding ectoine/hydroxyectoine ABC transporter substrate-binding protein EhuB, giving the protein MAVTGGALALVLAACGDSGDGNGTAEGGEGRLAELQEAGTITVGFAGEAPYSFTNDEGELVGASVALQERIWGELGIDNVEGVQAEFGQLIQGLNAGRFDIVAAGMSILPERCEQALFSDPEFQYTTALLVEAGNPHDLTDMQSIGESDVTMAAMRGAIEADYANDLGIEPVLVGNPQDGMDAVTSGRADVFALTGISLNWMVENSGTDAVEVTESFVAEIDGVEQYGAGGTVFRQEDEELRDAYNEHLAEIVGDEETYLDVVGDWGFTAEERPTGEFTTEELCAGEIG; this is encoded by the coding sequence ATGGCAGTGACCGGTGGAGCGCTGGCTCTGGTGCTCGCCGCCTGCGGAGACAGCGGCGACGGCAACGGCACCGCCGAGGGCGGCGAGGGCCGCCTCGCCGAGCTGCAGGAGGCCGGCACCATCACCGTGGGCTTCGCCGGTGAGGCTCCGTACAGCTTCACGAACGACGAGGGCGAGCTGGTGGGTGCCTCGGTCGCCCTCCAGGAGCGCATCTGGGGCGAGCTGGGCATCGACAACGTCGAGGGTGTGCAGGCCGAGTTCGGCCAGCTCATCCAGGGCCTGAACGCCGGCCGCTTCGACATCGTCGCCGCCGGCATGTCGATCCTGCCGGAGCGGTGCGAGCAGGCGCTGTTCTCCGACCCCGAGTTCCAGTACACGACCGCCCTGCTCGTCGAGGCCGGCAACCCGCACGACCTCACGGACATGCAGTCGATCGGCGAGTCCGACGTCACGATGGCCGCCATGCGCGGGGCGATCGAGGCCGACTACGCGAACGACCTCGGCATCGAGCCGGTTCTGGTCGGCAACCCGCAGGACGGCATGGACGCCGTGACGAGCGGCCGCGCGGACGTCTTCGCCCTGACCGGGATCTCACTGAACTGGATGGTGGAGAACTCCGGCACGGACGCCGTCGAGGTCACCGAGTCGTTCGTCGCCGAGATCGACGGCGTCGAGCAGTACGGCGCCGGCGGCACCGTCTTCCGCCAGGAGGACGAGGAGCTGCGCGACGCCTACAACGAGCACCTCGCGGAGATCGTGGGCGACGAGGAGACCTACCTCGACGTCGTCGGTGACTGGGGCTTCACCGCCGAGGAGCGGCCGACCGGGGAGTTCACCACCGAGGAGCTCTGCGCCGGCGAGATCGGGTAG
- the ehuC gene encoding ectoine/hydroxyectoine ABC transporter permease subunit EhuC, with translation MSDNLTALETMLPRLADGLLVTLQLTVGGATLAFVIAVVLGLAARHHSPVVRGPARVLIEFFRGTSLLVQLFWLFYVMPQLGLTLTSLFTGVLALGLNYGAYGAEVVRGAINSVPKGQWEAAVALSLSPVRRMRKVIWPQAWAIMIPSLSNLAVMLLKGTAVAYVILMHDITFVTEQLRQRTNDTFFSYGVGMVMYFAIAYLIVLLANALEIRAKNRLGTGPPLRDVFRPRDPAAHAGEVT, from the coding sequence ATGAGCGACAACCTCACCGCACTGGAGACGATGCTGCCGAGGTTGGCTGACGGGTTGCTCGTCACCCTGCAGCTGACCGTCGGCGGTGCCACGCTGGCATTCGTCATCGCAGTGGTCCTGGGCCTGGCCGCGCGCCACCACAGCCCGGTGGTGCGCGGCCCGGCCCGGGTGCTCATCGAGTTCTTCCGCGGCACCTCACTGCTCGTGCAGCTGTTCTGGCTGTTCTACGTGATGCCCCAGCTCGGCCTGACGCTGACCTCGCTGTTCACCGGCGTCCTCGCCCTGGGCCTGAACTACGGCGCCTACGGCGCCGAGGTGGTGCGCGGGGCGATCAACTCGGTTCCCAAGGGCCAGTGGGAGGCGGCGGTGGCCCTCAGCCTGTCGCCGGTGCGGCGGATGAGGAAAGTCATCTGGCCGCAGGCGTGGGCCATCATGATCCCGTCCCTGAGCAACCTCGCGGTGATGCTGCTCAAGGGCACCGCGGTCGCCTACGTCATCCTCATGCACGACATCACGTTCGTCACCGAGCAGCTGCGCCAGCGGACCAACGACACGTTCTTCTCCTACGGCGTCGGGATGGTGATGTACTTCGCGATCGCCTACCTGATCGTGCTGCTGGCCAACGCGCTGGAGATCCGGGCGAAGAACCGGCTCGGCACCGGTCCGCCGCTACGTGACGTCTTCCGGCCACGGGACCCGGCTGCGCACGCGGGCGAGGTGACGTGA
- the ehuD gene encoding ectoine/hydroxyectoine ABC transporter permease subunit EhuD — MGDIWSWERAAEVLPMLLESFVEVTLLATVVGSAIAAVLGLVVAVMRRSAPAVVAKPVHAVMEFIRMTPIVIQLLFVYYTFPTWPPLWIGIGVLGVHYATYMAEVYRSGIDAVPKGQWEAATALSLPRRRTWVRIVIPQALRTTLPALGTWVISMFKDTPFLIVISVLEMVARAELYGSRTFVYIEAFTLAGLIFLAASYPTSVGLRKLEARLARY, encoded by the coding sequence ATGGGTGACATCTGGAGCTGGGAGCGCGCCGCCGAGGTGCTCCCGATGCTGCTCGAGTCCTTCGTCGAGGTGACACTGCTGGCAACCGTGGTCGGGTCCGCGATCGCCGCTGTACTCGGACTGGTGGTCGCCGTCATGCGCCGGTCGGCCCCGGCGGTGGTCGCCAAGCCGGTGCACGCCGTGATGGAGTTCATCCGGATGACGCCGATCGTCATCCAGCTGCTCTTCGTCTACTACACGTTCCCGACCTGGCCGCCGCTGTGGATCGGGATCGGCGTCCTCGGGGTGCACTACGCCACGTACATGGCCGAGGTGTACCGCTCCGGGATCGACGCCGTCCCGAAGGGCCAGTGGGAGGCCGCGACCGCGCTGTCGCTGCCGCGGCGGCGCACCTGGGTGCGGATCGTCATCCCGCAGGCGCTGCGCACCACGCTGCCCGCGCTCGGGACGTGGGTGATCTCGATGTTCAAGGACACGCCGTTCCTCATCGTGATCTCGGTGCTCGAGATGGTTGCTCGGGCCGAGCTGTACGGATCCCGCACCTTCGTGTACATCGAGGCCTTCACGCTGGCAGGCCTCATCTTCCTGGCCGCCAGCTACCCCACGTCCGTGGGCCTGCGGAAACTGGAGGCACGTCTTGCCCGCTACTGA
- the ehuA gene encoding ectoine/hydroxyectoine ABC transporter ATP-binding protein EhuA, whose translation MPATDSGTPVITFDDVVKRFGRTTVLDGLNFQVDKGERVTLIGPSGSGKTTILRLVMTLEDLTDGYIYIDGEPFTYEQRNGRRVRRKPKDVARIAQRIGMVFQQFNLFPNMTVIENIVEAPIHVLGQSKEEAVTRGKELLDLVGLGDKVDEHPTRLSGGQQQRVAIARALAMDPEILLLDEVTSALDPELVGDVLNVLRNIAQTTDITMLIVTHEMQFAQEVSHRVLMFDHGRIIEDAPPDVMFSAPQEQRTKDFLKAVL comes from the coding sequence TTGCCCGCTACTGATTCCGGCACTCCCGTCATCACGTTCGACGACGTCGTCAAGAGGTTCGGTCGCACCACTGTGCTCGACGGACTGAACTTCCAGGTCGACAAGGGCGAGCGAGTGACCCTGATCGGGCCCAGCGGGTCCGGCAAGACGACGATCCTGCGGCTCGTGATGACGTTGGAGGACCTGACCGACGGCTACATCTACATCGACGGCGAGCCGTTCACCTACGAGCAGCGCAACGGACGGCGCGTCCGTCGCAAGCCGAAGGACGTGGCGAGGATCGCCCAGCGAATCGGGATGGTGTTCCAGCAGTTCAACCTGTTCCCGAACATGACGGTGATCGAGAACATCGTCGAGGCGCCCATCCACGTCCTGGGCCAGTCCAAGGAGGAGGCCGTGACCCGCGGCAAGGAGCTGCTGGACCTGGTCGGGCTGGGGGACAAGGTCGACGAGCACCCCACCCGGCTGTCCGGCGGTCAGCAGCAGCGGGTCGCGATCGCCCGCGCACTGGCGATGGACCCGGAGATCCTGCTGCTCGACGAGGTGACCTCCGCTCTTGACCCCGAGCTCGTCGGCGACGTGCTCAACGTGCTGCGCAACATCGCACAGACGACCGACATCACGATGCTCATCGTCACCCACGAGATGCAGTTCGCCCAGGAGGTCTCCCACCGGGTGCTGATGTTCGACCATGGTCGGATCATCGAGGACGCCCCGCCGGACGTGATGTTCTCGGCCCCGCAGGAGCAGCGGACCAAGGACTTCCTCAAAGCAGTGCTGTAG
- a CDS encoding MFS transporter — MSTQERSAEAAQARLALVQTRTVRVLVTSQVLGGVGVASGIAVGGLLAEQVSGSTSLAGFAQTFTVLGAALLALPLARAADRLGRRGALALGYGLGLLGAALAVVAGVVSSFPLLLVAAALFGGGTASNLQARYAATDASSAATRGRALSVVVWATTIGAVAGPNLSGVGGRLGVSLGLPSLVGPYLFSVVSFLTAALAIGLLLRPDPLHAARAAHQASGVVPHRPRPSLRETLRTVQAAPRARLGMAAVAVGHAVMVGVMVMTPVHLNHHGASLTVVGVVISVHVAGMYALSPVMGWLSDRLGRVQTIVIGLAVLAVSVLLGALAAPGDHLALGVSLFLLGLGWSGTLVGGSTLLSESVPVAARTGVQGASDLVMGLAGAAAGALAGPVLAAGGYPVLTLAAGVLLVPVAVLALRRVGDRPTALL, encoded by the coding sequence GTGAGCACCCAGGAGCGTTCGGCCGAGGCCGCGCAGGCCCGGCTCGCCCTCGTGCAGACCCGCACGGTGCGGGTGCTCGTCACCAGCCAGGTCCTCGGCGGCGTCGGGGTGGCCAGCGGTATCGCCGTCGGCGGCCTGCTCGCCGAGCAGGTGTCCGGGTCGACGTCCCTGGCCGGGTTCGCCCAGACCTTCACCGTGCTCGGGGCCGCCCTGCTCGCGCTGCCGCTGGCCCGGGCAGCGGACCGGCTGGGACGCCGCGGGGCCCTCGCCCTGGGCTACGGCCTCGGCCTGCTCGGTGCCGCGCTCGCCGTCGTCGCCGGCGTGGTCTCCTCCTTCCCGCTGCTGCTCGTGGCCGCCGCCCTGTTCGGCGGCGGGACGGCGTCCAACCTGCAGGCCCGGTACGCCGCCACCGACGCGTCCTCCGCGGCCACCCGCGGGCGCGCCCTGTCCGTCGTCGTCTGGGCCACCACGATCGGCGCCGTCGCCGGCCCGAACCTGTCCGGCGTCGGCGGCCGGCTCGGCGTGTCGCTGGGCCTGCCGTCCCTCGTCGGCCCGTACCTGTTCTCGGTCGTCTCGTTCCTCACCGCCGCACTGGCGATCGGTCTGCTGCTGCGCCCCGACCCGTTGCACGCGGCGCGTGCGGCCCACCAGGCCAGCGGTGTCGTGCCGCACCGGCCACGTCCGAGCCTGCGGGAGACGCTGCGCACCGTGCAGGCCGCTCCGCGTGCCCGGCTCGGGATGGCCGCCGTCGCGGTCGGCCACGCGGTGATGGTCGGGGTGATGGTGATGACGCCGGTGCACCTGAACCACCACGGGGCCTCGCTGACCGTCGTCGGGGTCGTCATCAGCGTGCACGTGGCCGGGATGTACGCGCTGAGCCCGGTGATGGGCTGGCTGTCCGACCGGCTCGGGCGGGTGCAGACGATCGTCATCGGTCTGGCGGTCCTCGCCGTCTCCGTGCTGCTCGGCGCGCTCGCCGCCCCGGGTGACCACCTGGCGCTGGGAGTCTCGCTGTTCCTGCTCGGCCTCGGCTGGTCCGGCACGCTCGTCGGCGGGTCGACGCTGCTGTCCGAGTCGGTCCCCGTCGCCGCCCGCACCGGTGTGCAGGGCGCCTCCGACCTCGTCATGGGGCTGGCGGGGGCCGCCGCGGGGGCCCTGGCCGGGCCCGTGCTCGCCGCCGGCGGCTACCCGGTGCTGACACTGGCTGCCGGGGTGCTGCTCGTCCCGGTGGCCGTGCTGGCTCTGCGCCGGGTCGGAGACCGACCTACAGCACTGCTTTGA
- a CDS encoding DUF3046 domain-containing protein, with protein MRHSDFWRLMDDEFGPEYARTLAGDQVIAGLGERTARQALEDGVRPRDVWAAVCEHMHVPADRRFGRDPRAARR; from the coding sequence GTGCGGCACTCCGACTTCTGGCGGCTCATGGACGACGAGTTCGGCCCCGAGTACGCCCGGACCCTGGCCGGGGACCAGGTGATCGCCGGCCTCGGCGAGCGCACCGCCCGCCAGGCCCTCGAGGACGGCGTCCGGCCCCGGGACGTGTGGGCGGCGGTCTGCGAGCACATGCACGTGCCCGCCGACCGGCGGTTCGGGCGCGACCCGCGCGCCGCGCGCAGGTGA